One stretch of Akkermansia massiliensis DNA includes these proteins:
- a CDS encoding glycoside hydrolase domain-containing protein, whose amino-acid sequence MRRFLFPLCSVIALTSFVQAQSPDRHPLYEPALVSAGATGDAGNLFAGAKVTASGHYGNDRPELAVDGQANNAGKYWGCEGIPVWLQIDMGKPRALSALHVWPYWEGGRIYKYKIEGSEDGKNWKMLADQSSNSIAATSEGVPFKFNPQTVRYVKITFLGNNAGNDKGGHLVEIKGYGPDAALNLQAAAVKDYDRIPYSGAPRQEMLQDSVRLSGWRGERAAGQIAVWSSQAQPQLSATCAGVKNAAGQVIPVRTSMIRYTKGGNRLISDIIGSENSCDLQAGGVRPVWVEVNIPPSAKPGVYKGKIVVSAESGSPVSVPVVLEVAPESLPAPANWQVHLDLWQHPQAVARWHDVEPWSPEHFALMKPVMKRLADAGQKAITCSLIDEAWNAQTYDWFPPMIEWIKGKNGTMRWNYANFDKWVSFMINEVGVKGQISCYTMIPWNMKVRYLDEATGKYKFLDLKPNDPSYEAIWGPFLTDFRKHVKSKGWLDKTCIGLDERPDSMVKAAKNVLDKYAPEFKIVSAVNRPTAMTRDVYDVSPVLDHADTVTGDLLAQRKKEGKKTTFYVCVHPKKPNTFTISPLAEAEWLPLFAAANHLDGFLRWAYNSWNRNPFEKTDFGNWPAGDCYLVYPGNLSSLRFEKLRDGLEEFEKVNILRARAAKNPKAKAAVARMDEELSKLFTVERSRGDSHEDDVRKAREIIRKTAEAAR is encoded by the coding sequence ATGCGCCGTTTTCTTTTTCCTCTGTGTTCCGTTATTGCCTTAACGTCTTTTGTTCAGGCCCAGTCGCCGGACAGGCACCCGCTATATGAACCCGCCCTGGTTTCCGCCGGAGCGACGGGTGATGCGGGCAACCTGTTTGCCGGGGCCAAAGTCACCGCTTCCGGGCATTACGGCAACGACCGTCCGGAACTGGCCGTGGACGGCCAGGCGAACAACGCAGGCAAATACTGGGGATGTGAGGGCATTCCCGTCTGGCTTCAGATAGACATGGGGAAGCCCCGCGCGCTTTCCGCCCTGCATGTCTGGCCATATTGGGAGGGGGGCCGCATTTACAAGTATAAAATAGAAGGCTCGGAAGACGGCAAAAATTGGAAAATGCTGGCGGACCAGTCTTCCAACAGCATTGCGGCCACCTCGGAAGGCGTCCCCTTCAAATTCAATCCCCAGACGGTCCGGTACGTCAAAATCACCTTCCTGGGCAACAACGCCGGCAATGACAAGGGAGGGCACCTGGTGGAAATCAAGGGCTACGGCCCTGATGCCGCCCTGAACCTGCAAGCCGCGGCGGTGAAGGATTATGACCGCATCCCTTACAGCGGCGCTCCCAGGCAGGAAATGCTTCAGGATTCCGTGCGCCTGTCCGGCTGGAGGGGCGAACGCGCCGCCGGACAGATTGCCGTCTGGTCTTCCCAGGCGCAGCCCCAGTTATCCGCTACCTGCGCCGGGGTAAAAAATGCTGCCGGACAGGTCATTCCCGTCCGGACCTCCATGATACGCTACACCAAGGGAGGCAACAGGCTCATTTCAGATATCATCGGCAGTGAAAACAGCTGTGACCTGCAGGCCGGGGGCGTGCGTCCCGTCTGGGTGGAAGTTAACATTCCCCCGTCCGCCAAACCCGGCGTGTACAAGGGAAAAATAGTGGTTTCCGCGGAAAGCGGCTCTCCCGTGAGCGTTCCCGTAGTTCTGGAAGTGGCTCCGGAATCTCTGCCTGCGCCCGCCAATTGGCAGGTTCACCTGGACCTTTGGCAGCATCCGCAGGCTGTGGCGCGCTGGCATGATGTGGAACCGTGGTCTCCGGAACATTTCGCGCTGATGAAGCCGGTGATGAAGAGGCTGGCGGATGCCGGGCAGAAGGCCATTACCTGCTCCCTGATTGATGAAGCCTGGAACGCCCAGACCTACGACTGGTTCCCCCCCATGATCGAATGGATCAAGGGCAAGAACGGAACCATGCGCTGGAACTACGCCAACTTTGACAAATGGGTTTCCTTCATGATCAACGAGGTGGGCGTCAAGGGCCAGATATCCTGCTACACCATGATTCCGTGGAACATGAAAGTCCGTTATCTGGATGAAGCTACCGGAAAATACAAGTTCCTGGACCTCAAGCCGAACGACCCTTCCTACGAAGCCATCTGGGGGCCTTTCCTGACGGATTTCCGCAAGCATGTCAAGAGCAAGGGATGGCTGGACAAGACCTGCATCGGGCTGGATGAACGGCCGGACTCCATGGTAAAGGCGGCCAAGAACGTGCTGGACAAGTATGCTCCGGAATTCAAGATCGTCTCCGCCGTCAACCGGCCTACCGCCATGACCCGGGACGTGTATGACGTCTCTCCCGTGCTCGACCATGCGGACACGGTCACGGGCGATCTCCTGGCGCAGCGCAAGAAAGAGGGGAAGAAGACGACGTTCTATGTTTGCGTCCATCCCAAAAAGCCCAACACCTTTACCATCTCCCCGCTGGCGGAGGCGGAATGGCTGCCCCTCTTTGCCGCCGCCAACCATCTGGACGGCTTTTTGAGGTGGGCCTACAACTCCTGGAACCGCAATCCGTTTGAAAAGACGGACTTCGGCAACTGGCCCGCGGGAGACTGCTACCTGGTTTATCCCGGCAACCTCAGTTCCCTGCGGTTTGAAAAACTCCGAGACGGGCTGGAAGAATTTGAAAAGGTCAATATCCTGCGCGCCCGCGCCGCGAAGAACCCGAAGGCGAAAGCCGCCGTGGCCCGCATGGATGAGGAGCTTTCCAAGCTCTTCACCGTGGAAAGAAGCCGCGGCGATTCCCATGAGGACGACGTGCGCAAGGCCCGTGAAATCATCCGTAAAACGGCGGAAGCCGCTAGATGA